A stretch of the Candidatus Cloacimonadota bacterium genome encodes the following:
- a CDS encoding GNAT family N-acetyltransferase, translating to MPKVKFWWDDPLSLESLGLSWSAAFGREFNPELWSWWLNQNPLQSRIIAAYIEEDGNVACFYTVSPRTLISPSGQKLNSGLMNAGFTHPAYQGRGYYLEVNRALHVRMREMGFDCIFGFANHNSHYSYRKYLDWNDVGLLTNFRLTGSSLKHQVSQDAGLVITVSDLDASGLNQLSSCVVTKDKYHLERSREYLMWRLVNNPAKRYRLLRGSLNGEPVCYAIYKSYADTDADLMELFFPRDSRIPRETALRGLAGHLLASGFKAVNLWSNLHTEEHLILEKIGFREETVTTHFGVIDFTGQDGISDIRNWHYRFLDSDLY from the coding sequence ATGCCTAAGGTGAAATTCTGGTGGGATGATCCCCTGTCTCTTGAGAGCTTGGGTCTGTCTTGGAGTGCTGCGTTCGGCCGAGAATTCAATCCAGAGCTGTGGAGCTGGTGGCTAAATCAGAATCCTCTCCAAAGCAGGATCATTGCCGCCTACATCGAGGAGGATGGGAATGTGGCCTGCTTTTACACAGTATCGCCCAGGACACTGATCTCCCCATCCGGACAGAAACTAAATTCTGGTTTGATGAATGCTGGTTTCACCCATCCCGCGTATCAGGGCAGGGGTTATTATTTGGAGGTGAACCGGGCTTTGCATGTCAGAATGCGGGAAATGGGCTTCGACTGTATCTTTGGCTTTGCCAATCACAACTCGCATTATTCATATCGCAAGTATCTGGACTGGAATGATGTTGGATTGTTGACCAATTTCCGTTTGACGGGATCAAGCCTCAAGCATCAGGTTTCACAAGATGCAGGTTTAGTGATTACGGTGTCTGACCTTGATGCGTCAGGTTTAAACCAACTCAGTAGCTGCGTAGTTACCAAGGATAAATACCATCTTGAAAGGAGCAGGGAGTATTTGATGTGGCGCCTGGTGAATAATCCCGCCAAGCGTTACCGCTTACTTCGTGGCAGTTTGAACGGGGAACCAGTATGTTACGCCATTTACAAAAGCTACGCGGATACCGATGCGGACCTAATGGAGCTGTTTTTTCCAAGAGATTCGCGGATACCCAGGGAAACCGCGCTGCGGGGGCTGGCTGGCCATCTACTGGCCAGCGGGTTCAAGGCGGTGAACCTCTGGTCAAATCTCCACACAGAGGAGCATCTGATCCTCGAAAAGATAGGGTTTAGGGAGGAAACAGTGACCACCCATTTTGGCGTTATCGATTTTACCGGCCAGGACGGCATCAGTGATATTCGGAACTGGCATTACCGCTTTTTGGATTCTGATTTGTATTAA
- a CDS encoding CatB-related O-acetyltransferase yields the protein MSLIQILKARLYKSLEAASDSEKDKMYRQQFDIHPQARLGYLPHIVFKGNIQIGANSYFNSGKISTGPNSRVIIGEWCAIGHNVNIHAISHHPDDATGPENLRKAVEANVVIGDHVWIGSNVFILPGVQVGSGSVIGANAVVTRDVPAYTVVGGIPARVIRQIKKMEDQP from the coding sequence ATGAGTCTGATCCAAATTCTGAAAGCCAGATTGTATAAGTCATTAGAAGCAGCCTCAGATAGTGAGAAAGACAAGATGTATCGTCAGCAATTTGATATTCACCCCCAAGCCAGACTGGGGTACCTTCCCCATATTGTTTTTAAAGGCAACATACAAATAGGGGCAAATTCATATTTCAACTCGGGCAAGATATCTACTGGCCCCAATTCAAGAGTAATCATAGGAGAATGGTGCGCCATCGGCCATAATGTGAATATCCACGCAATTTCACATCACCCGGATGATGCTACAGGTCCGGAGAACCTTAGGAAAGCTGTTGAAGCTAATGTCGTGATCGGTGATCATGTGTGGATAGGATCCAACGTGTTCATCCTGCCTGGGGTTCAGGTAGGAAGTGGCAGTGTGATTGGGGCCAATGCTGTTGTAACGCGTGATGTTCCTGCTTATACGGTGGTTGGTGGCATTCCAGCAAGAGTGATAAGACAAATAAAGAAAATGGAGGATCAACCGTGA
- a CDS encoding PIG-L family deacetylase, which produces MNKRVLFISVHPDDETYGCGGTIIKQRAMGNEIYWLNLTGATIEHPHGFSQEKLDNRKALIAKIASAYGFTAFRDLGLPTQMLDTLDVRDIFGAIDAVVSEWKPEIIYLPNRSDVHTDHRIGFTSAYATTKSFRMPYIKRILMYETLSETEFAPALPEMVFIPNTFVDITEFMERKLEMVRMYDTELMPDPLPRSIHAVTGLAAYRGSRIGVLYAEAFTLLFDRN; this is translated from the coding sequence GTGAACAAAAGAGTACTTTTCATTTCTGTGCATCCCGATGACGAGACATACGGCTGCGGTGGCACAATAATCAAGCAGCGGGCAATGGGCAACGAAATTTACTGGTTGAATTTGACTGGCGCGACAATCGAGCATCCGCATGGATTTAGCCAGGAAAAGTTGGATAACCGCAAAGCGCTGATTGCCAAGATTGCATCCGCCTATGGATTTACAGCATTCAGGGATTTGGGTTTGCCCACTCAAATGCTGGACACTCTGGATGTCAGAGATATATTTGGGGCAATCGATGCGGTAGTATCGGAGTGGAAACCCGAGATTATATATCTTCCCAACCGCAGCGACGTCCACACAGACCACAGAATCGGTTTTACTTCCGCTTACGCGACCACCAAGAGTTTCCGCATGCCATACATTAAACGGATTCTGATGTATGAAACCCTTTCGGAAACAGAATTTGCCCCAGCTTTGCCGGAAATGGTATTTATTCCAAATACTTTTGTGGATATCACTGAATTCATGGAGCGTAAACTGGAAATGGTCAGGATGTACGATACCGAACTGATGCCGGATCCTCTGCCCCGCAGCATTCATGCTGTAACCGGTTTGGCAGCTTACAGGGGCTCGCGGATCGGTGTGCTGTACGCGGAGGCCTTTACGCTTCTTTTTGACAGGAATTGA